A segment of the Siphonobacter curvatus genome:
GGCTGGAAGAAACAGCTTATTTCAGCTCTTTTTCAGCGAAAATACGTGGATCAATGCGATCTAATTCAGGTACATAATCCCGATGAAGAGGAAGATCTGAAGCGTTACCTTGGGCATACGCACCCGAATGTGGTGATGATTAACAACGGGATGCTTCTCTCCGATTATGATCAATTACCGGCAAAAGGTATTTTTCGGAAGAAATTCGGTATTGCTGAGCAGGCACCGCTCATTCTTTTCCTGAGTCGCATCAATGTCAAGAAGGGTCTGAATCTACTATTACCGGCCTTTCAGAATTTGCTTAAAACTTATCCCGAAGCCCGTTTGTGCATTACGGGTCCAGATGACGGCTACCTGTCTTACGTTACTGATTTCATTCAGAAGCAGCAACTGAGTCAGCAAATCATTCTGACTGGCATGCTTACGGGTACCGATAAACTGGAAGCCATTGTAGACGCTGACGTTTTTGCTCTGCCTACGTATTCAGAAAGTTTTTCACTGGCGGCTTTGGAAGCGATGGTTTGCGGCACGGCGGTACTGACTACCGACCGGATTGGTTTTGGCCATTTACTCAAACAAAACCACGCCGCCGAGCTGGTCACGCACGACGTAAGCGATGTAGAACGCGGCCTGCGACGCCTGATCGACGATCCGGCGTATCGTTTGCAATTGGCTGCTAAAGGTCAGACTTTTGCCCGTGACGTAGCCGACATTAAAAAGGTTGCTACCCGGTTGTATCGGGCCTTCGAATCTATTCTGTAGTTGTATCCTTTTTTCCATGACCCCTACTCCGTCACCCCTGTCTCCTACCGTTCCGGATCTGACGGTCATATTACTGACATTCAATGAAGAAAAACACATTGAACGTTGTTTGAAAAGCCTGTTGCTCGTCACGGATAAAATTTTCATCGTTGATTCCGGATCGACAGACCGTACCGTTGCACTAGCGACTTCTTTGGGTGCCCGGGTCGTTCAGAATCCCTGGGTTAATTACGCTAATCAGTTCAATTTTGGCATTCAGCACTGCCCGTATCAGACGGAGTGGCTCATGCGGATGGACGCCGACGAATACATTCTGCCCGAACTTGCTCAGGAAATCCGGCAAACCCTGCCGACGCTTCCTACTTCGGTTTCGGGTCTGTATATTAAACGGCGGGTGATGTTCATGGATCAGTGGATTCGTTACGGTGGCTATTACCCAACCTGGCTTCTGCGAATCTGGCGAAGTGGGAAAGGTCACTGCGAAGAATTGTGGATGGACGAACACATCAAGCTTTCCGAAGGAGAAACGGCCCGGATGAAC
Coding sequences within it:
- a CDS encoding glycosyltransferase, translating into MKILNLCGYSWEIGGPAKVIYDHTNVQIQLGAEVTILTPLSEGERLYTIPEGAKVVTTKRHWLARFIPEFSPELYRYYRQHAHEYDIVHIHGPFHFAGWVPFWVRSKAKKVFTVHGTLDRWAMQKSGWKKQLISALFQRKYVDQCDLIQVHNPDEEEDLKRYLGHTHPNVVMINNGMLLSDYDQLPAKGIFRKKFGIAEQAPLILFLSRINVKKGLNLLLPAFQNLLKTYPEARLCITGPDDGYLSYVTDFIQKQQLSQQIILTGMLTGTDKLEAIVDADVFALPTYSESFSLAALEAMVCGTAVLTTDRIGFGHLLKQNHAAELVTHDVSDVERGLRRLIDDPAYRLQLAAKGQTFARDVADIKKVATRLYRAFESIL
- a CDS encoding glycosyltransferase family 2 protein, producing MTPTPSPLSPTVPDLTVILLTFNEEKHIERCLKSLLLVTDKIFIVDSGSTDRTVALATSLGARVVQNPWVNYANQFNFGIQHCPYQTEWLMRMDADEYILPELAQEIRQTLPTLPTSVSGLYIKRRVMFMDQWIRYGGYYPTWLLRIWRSGKGHCEELWMDEHIKLSEGETARMNHDLVDHNLNNLTWWTQKHNLYAIREAIDLLNVKYDFGNVEIVTPKLFGTQEQRKRYLKIKYASLPLFTRPFLYFLFRYFFKMGFLDGKRGIVWHFLQGFWYRFLVDAKIFEVYHRAGTSKEGIAQFFLTEYGKDVLGKR